A region from the uncultured Holophaga sp. genome encodes:
- a CDS encoding response regulator gives MARVCIVDDSRLARTVAATCVRKLGHEVEEIDPTSIFDVLSVLRSTPPDILLTDYLMPNCPGLSLARSSHEDAALKKMRIIVITAHRDAEVEERLLRVGVSQVLHKPFNPQDLMDTIQSLLESAED, from the coding sequence TGGATGACAGCCGGCTCGCCCGCACCGTGGCGGCCACCTGTGTCCGCAAGCTGGGCCATGAGGTCGAGGAGATCGATCCCACCAGCATCTTCGATGTCCTCAGCGTCCTTCGTTCGACCCCCCCGGACATTCTGCTGACCGACTACCTCATGCCCAATTGCCCTGGGCTCAGCCTCGCCCGCTCCAGCCACGAGGATGCCGCCCTGAAGAAGATGAGGATCATCGTCATCACCGCCCACAGGGATGCCGAGGTGGAGGAGCGCCTCCTCCGCGTGGGCGTCTCCCAGGTCCTCCACAAGCCCTTCAACCCCCAGGATCTGATGGACACCATCCAGAGTCTCCTGGAGTCAGCGGAGGATTAG
- the ftsE gene encoding cell division ATP-binding protein FtsE: MILLSHVGKQYGRMHTALSDVSFHIESGEFVFLTGPSGAGKSSLLRMLFRQQLPTSGEIRVAGHRLGDMPEKEVPILRRKLGVVFQDFKLIHSMTVFENVAFVLRILGVSRAEQKNRAFRALKMVGLQHKLANHPLQLSGGEQQRVAIARALVNDPLVLIADEPTGNLDPDLAQEIMTLFERINGQGTTVVVATHDRGLIQRMKKRILGLDHGRLAFDVPAPSSTLTI, translated from the coding sequence ATGATTCTCCTCAGCCATGTGGGCAAGCAGTACGGACGGATGCACACCGCCTTGTCGGATGTGAGCTTCCACATTGAATCCGGGGAGTTCGTCTTCCTCACCGGCCCCAGTGGCGCCGGGAAGTCCTCCCTCCTGCGGATGCTCTTCCGCCAGCAGTTGCCGACCTCCGGGGAGATCCGGGTGGCCGGGCACCGGCTGGGGGATATGCCCGAGAAGGAGGTCCCCATCCTGCGCCGCAAGCTGGGGGTCGTCTTCCAGGACTTCAAGCTCATCCACTCCATGACGGTCTTCGAGAATGTGGCCTTCGTCCTGCGGATCCTGGGGGTGAGCCGCGCCGAGCAGAAGAACCGGGCCTTCCGGGCTCTCAAAATGGTTGGCCTCCAGCACAAGCTGGCCAATCATCCCCTCCAGCTCTCAGGCGGGGAGCAGCAACGGGTGGCCATCGCCCGGGCCCTGGTGAACGACCCGCTCGTCCTCATCGCCGATGAGCCCACGGGCAACCTGGACCCGGATCTGGCCCAGGAGATCATGACCCTCTTCGAGCGCATCAATGGCCAGGGCACCACGGTGGTGGTGGCCACCCACGATCGGGGGCTCATCCAGCGAATGAAGAAGCGGATCCTGGGACTGGACCACGGGCGCCTGGCCTTTGATGTCCCGGCTCCCTCCAGCACCCTCACCATCTAG
- the rlmN gene encoding 23S rRNA (adenine(2503)-C(2))-methyltransferase RlmN, with amino-acid sequence MLPEDFEAAGAPGRGEHLFARIQRPWEYREGRPWLSREIREWLEAGFETGLPEVAECYPSEDGSTKLMLRLGDGECIEAVHMPREVRNPRVTLCVSSQVGCGMGCAFCATGTLGIRRNLSAGEIVGQVLATLRALGPGRPHAITLVFMGMGEPLHNLDQVHRAIRILNHPRGLNISTRRITVSTSGLVPGIERLAHLEPRPWLALSLNATTDEARSAIMPVNRAWGLARLRQALDAWPLADREKLTIEYVLMAGQNDTPEDADRLADWLGELRRGHNVNLIRMNEHEATGFREPAEDRVDAFVAHLKARGCFVTVRKSRGRDVQGACGQLVRKELPPQGGSGSC; translated from the coding sequence ATGCTCCCCGAGGACTTCGAGGCAGCCGGGGCGCCGGGCCGCGGTGAGCACCTCTTTGCCCGGATCCAGCGCCCATGGGAGTACCGAGAGGGCAGGCCCTGGCTCTCCCGGGAGATCCGCGAGTGGCTGGAGGCCGGCTTCGAGACAGGTCTCCCCGAAGTGGCGGAGTGCTACCCCTCGGAGGACGGCTCCACCAAGCTCATGCTCCGCCTGGGGGATGGCGAGTGTATCGAGGCCGTCCACATGCCCCGGGAGGTCCGTAACCCCAGGGTGACGCTCTGCGTCTCCAGTCAGGTGGGCTGCGGCATGGGTTGCGCCTTCTGCGCCACCGGGACCCTGGGTATCCGGCGCAACCTCAGCGCCGGCGAGATCGTGGGGCAGGTCCTGGCGACCCTCCGGGCCCTGGGACCTGGGCGCCCCCACGCCATCACCCTGGTCTTCATGGGAATGGGGGAGCCTCTGCACAACCTCGACCAGGTCCACCGGGCCATCCGGATCCTCAACCACCCCAGGGGTCTCAACATCTCCACCCGCCGCATCACCGTCTCGACCTCGGGGCTGGTGCCCGGGATCGAGCGGCTGGCGCACCTTGAGCCCCGTCCCTGGCTGGCGCTGAGTCTCAATGCCACCACGGACGAGGCCCGCAGCGCGATCATGCCCGTCAACCGGGCCTGGGGGCTGGCACGCCTCCGCCAGGCTCTGGACGCATGGCCCCTGGCTGACCGGGAGAAGCTGACCATCGAATACGTCCTGATGGCGGGGCAGAACGACACGCCGGAGGATGCAGACAGGCTGGCGGATTGGCTGGGAGAGCTGCGCCGCGGGCACAACGTCAATCTCATCCGCATGAACGAACACGAGGCGACGGGCTTCCGGGAGCCCGCCGAGGACCGGGTCGATGCCTTTGTGGCCCACCTCAAGGCCCGGGGTTGCTTCGTCACCGTGCGGAAGAGCCGGGGTCGGGATGTCCAGGGGGCCTGTGGCCAGCTGGTGAGGAAGGAGCTGCCGCCCCAGGGCGGGTCCGGAAGTTGCTAG
- a CDS encoding DUF2325 domain-containing protein: MSVMIAGGDYIETIAAYLKQLGADEILHRSCRKESEASQPLPKRLDAILMLTSYLGHSSMQRLRSEARRQGIPVLYAKRSLVDVKRQCEGPASPIRHD, from the coding sequence ATGAGCGTCATGATCGCCGGAGGAGATTACATCGAGACCATCGCAGCCTACCTCAAGCAGCTGGGGGCGGATGAGATCCTGCACCGCAGCTGTCGCAAGGAGTCGGAGGCCTCCCAGCCCCTCCCCAAGCGACTGGACGCCATCCTGATGCTGACCTCCTACCTGGGACACAGCTCCATGCAGCGGCTGAGGAGCGAGGCCCGGCGCCAGGGCATCCCTGTCCTCTATGCCAAACGCTCCTTGGTGGACGTCAAGCGCCAGTGTGAGGGGCCCGCCAGCCCGATCCGACACGACTGA
- a CDS encoding transglycosylase SLT domain-containing protein: protein MNWRTACIPLLTTALLAAGRAPSTRGVTYLYTYYDRKGGVVINNLPPSSVRGQGLILKRVGVGQIRLAISRVEMSRVLRSPELLAMVDEIAATQGVDPFLARAIIQAESAFNYKARSHVGALGLMQLMPATAQRFGVLDPFDPRQNITGGTKYLRWLLDRFKGDTTKVVAAYNAGEGAVDKYGGIPPYSETRAYVPKVLDLYRRKLVQPDPKASGSMALLKKGRGGFKVKESPVDPEKKPETMLATSTPPEPPAPPVLNTRLYRWKDGAGRFHISDQPPPRGSREVKVSGTPE, encoded by the coding sequence GTGAACTGGCGGACGGCTTGCATCCCTCTTCTCACCACGGCCCTGCTCGCCGCAGGCAGAGCTCCGTCCACCCGAGGGGTCACCTATCTATATACCTACTACGATCGCAAGGGCGGTGTGGTCATCAACAACCTGCCCCCTTCCTCGGTGCGCGGGCAGGGCCTCATCCTCAAGCGTGTCGGCGTAGGCCAGATCCGGCTCGCCATCAGCAGGGTCGAGATGTCCCGGGTCCTGCGGAGCCCCGAGCTGCTGGCGATGGTGGATGAGATCGCGGCCACCCAGGGGGTGGACCCCTTCCTGGCCCGGGCCATCATCCAGGCGGAGAGTGCCTTCAACTACAAGGCCCGGAGCCATGTCGGCGCCCTTGGGCTGATGCAGCTCATGCCGGCCACGGCGCAGCGCTTCGGCGTCCTCGACCCCTTCGACCCCAGGCAGAACATCACCGGGGGCACCAAATACCTCCGCTGGCTCCTGGATCGTTTCAAGGGTGACACCACCAAGGTGGTGGCCGCCTACAATGCCGGCGAGGGGGCCGTGGACAAGTATGGGGGGATCCCCCCCTACAGCGAGACCCGGGCCTATGTCCCCAAGGTCCTGGACCTCTACCGCCGCAAGCTGGTTCAACCCGACCCCAAGGCCTCGGGCTCCATGGCCCTCCTCAAAAAGGGACGAGGCGGATTCAAGGTCAAGGAGAGCCCGGTGGATCCGGAAAAGAAGCCAGAGACCATGCTGGCCACCTCCACCCCTCCGGAGCCTCCTGCTCCTCCAGTCCTGAACACCCGCCTCTACCGTTGGAAGGATGGGGCCGGGCGCTTCCATATCAGCGACCAACCCCCTCCCCGGGGTTCCAGAGAAGTGAAAGTCTCGGGCACTCCCGAATAG
- the ychF gene encoding redox-regulated ATPase YchF: MAVQCGIVGLPNVGKSTLFNALTQAGAASANYPFCTIEPNTGVVDVPDARMDALAEIVKPQRILPAAQEFVDIAGLVRGASKGEGLGNAFLANIRETDAIVQVLRCFEDGDITHVEGGVDPVRDLGIIDTELIFKDMESVEKALERHIKTARSGNKESQALVAVLEKVNAALNDGRWARTVELSKEEILQLKPFCLITMKPMLLVGNISEGDIPAPEANPHYQAVMKVGEERGCPVIAICSKLEAEIQELPPEERPMFLEEAGLSEPGLNRLIRASFRLLGLQTYFTAGVKEVRAWTIPVGATAPQAAGVIHTDFEKGFIRAQVIGFEDFIRHQGEQGAKEAGRMRAEGKEYVVQDGDVIHFLFNV, encoded by the coding sequence ATGGCAGTTCAATGCGGCATCGTGGGACTTCCCAATGTCGGGAAATCCACCCTTTTCAACGCCCTGACCCAGGCAGGGGCCGCAAGCGCCAACTATCCGTTCTGCACCATCGAGCCCAACACCGGGGTGGTCGATGTGCCGGACGCCCGGATGGATGCCCTGGCGGAGATCGTCAAGCCCCAGCGGATCCTCCCTGCCGCCCAGGAGTTTGTGGACATCGCCGGCCTGGTGCGCGGTGCCAGCAAGGGCGAGGGGCTCGGCAACGCCTTCCTGGCCAACATCCGCGAGACCGATGCCATCGTCCAGGTGCTCCGCTGCTTTGAGGACGGGGACATCACCCATGTCGAAGGCGGGGTGGACCCGGTCCGGGACCTGGGCATCATCGACACCGAGCTGATCTTCAAGGACATGGAGTCGGTGGAAAAGGCCCTGGAGCGTCACATCAAGACCGCCCGCAGCGGCAACAAGGAATCCCAGGCTCTGGTGGCGGTTCTGGAGAAGGTCAACGCTGCCCTGAACGATGGCCGCTGGGCCCGCACCGTGGAGCTGAGCAAGGAAGAGATCCTCCAGCTCAAGCCCTTCTGCCTCATCACCATGAAGCCCATGCTCCTGGTGGGCAACATCAGCGAGGGGGACATCCCCGCCCCCGAAGCCAACCCCCACTACCAGGCCGTGATGAAGGTGGGTGAAGAGCGGGGCTGCCCTGTCATCGCCATCTGCTCCAAGCTGGAGGCAGAAATCCAGGAACTGCCCCCCGAGGAGCGCCCCATGTTCCTGGAGGAAGCCGGTCTCAGCGAACCCGGCCTCAACCGCCTCATCCGCGCTTCCTTCCGCCTTCTGGGCCTCCAGACCTACTTCACCGCTGGGGTGAAGGAAGTCCGGGCCTGGACCATCCCCGTGGGGGCCACTGCCCCCCAGGCGGCCGGCGTGATCCACACGGACTTCGAAAAGGGTTTCATCCGGGCCCAGGTCATCGGTTTCGAGGACTTCATCAGGCACCAGGGCGAACAGGGCGCCAAGGAGGCTGGACGGATGAGGGCGGAGGGCAAGGAGTACGTCGTCCAGGATGGCGACGTCATCCACTTCCTGTTCAACGTCTGA
- a CDS encoding PilZ domain-containing protein — translation MNQKKGAKGSRETPIEDPKLIAGCLDALRDEATEFPIKVEGTSTLPYASIISAIDKERGSIALKLVRPLPHELAVGATFRMVFSVGGQRFEALTRFQGREGYLQYLFSRPTQLFYSDRRRERRFPFRPRESAYIIAQSSPLLGLGMAGPLANLSMGGLALRLDRLLRLEDQMRLPVHTGSLDAGLVLDRVRLQDLPKLPVLELRGRVAHLSAKGDEVFLGIEFGALSVEETAALAACLEFREKVSRGSGLPNSPSPKSGLQPGRTEAPAPGEEGAPDPLDEAPELEETDSPLLTLQRRTLRVGLIMLASGDREGVLGLLRHHGYLRVDTVRDLAQARALWNAQPERRPALVLAGLPPTALGVEQLVQSMGNTPMALLSDATDPGLMMGLGSTTRMLPVHPLEAEDEEHWIRILDGLAGIGG, via the coding sequence ATGAACCAGAAGAAGGGCGCAAAGGGGAGCCGCGAGACCCCCATCGAGGACCCCAAGCTCATCGCGGGCTGCCTTGATGCGCTCCGCGACGAGGCCACGGAGTTCCCCATCAAGGTGGAGGGCACCAGCACCCTTCCCTATGCGTCAATCATCTCTGCCATCGACAAAGAGAGAGGCTCCATCGCCCTGAAGCTGGTGCGCCCCCTCCCCCACGAGCTGGCGGTGGGGGCCACTTTCCGCATGGTCTTCTCCGTGGGCGGTCAGCGCTTCGAGGCCCTCACCCGCTTCCAGGGCAGGGAGGGTTACCTCCAGTATCTCTTCAGCCGGCCGACCCAGCTCTTCTACTCGGATCGACGCCGGGAAAGGCGCTTCCCCTTCCGGCCCCGCGAGTCGGCCTACATCATCGCCCAGTCGAGCCCCCTCCTCGGGCTGGGCATGGCGGGCCCCCTGGCGAACCTGAGCATGGGGGGCCTGGCCCTGCGCCTGGACCGCCTCCTCAGGCTGGAGGATCAGATGCGGCTCCCCGTCCACACGGGCAGCCTGGATGCGGGGCTCGTCTTGGACAGGGTCCGGCTCCAGGATCTCCCCAAGCTCCCGGTGCTCGAGCTGCGCGGCCGGGTGGCCCACCTGAGCGCCAAGGGGGACGAAGTCTTCCTGGGCATCGAGTTCGGTGCCCTTTCGGTCGAGGAGACTGCCGCCTTGGCAGCCTGCCTGGAGTTCCGCGAAAAGGTAAGCCGGGGTTCAGGTCTGCCGAACAGCCCCTCCCCGAAGTCCGGGCTCCAGCCCGGCAGGACCGAAGCGCCCGCACCAGGAGAGGAAGGGGCTCCGGATCCCCTGGACGAGGCCCCCGAGCTGGAGGAGACCGACAGCCCGCTCCTCACCCTGCAGCGACGCACCCTCCGGGTGGGCCTCATCATGCTGGCTTCGGGGGACCGGGAGGGCGTGCTGGGGCTCCTGCGGCACCACGGCTATCTGCGGGTCGACACCGTGCGGGATCTCGCCCAGGCCCGGGCCCTCTGGAACGCCCAGCCCGAGCGCAGGCCCGCCTTGGTACTGGCGGGTCTGCCCCCCACCGCCCTGGGGGTGGAGCAACTGGTCCAGAGCATGGGCAACACCCCCATGGCCCTCCTGAGTGATGCCACGGACCCGGGCCTCATGATGGGGTTGGGCAGCACGACCCGCATGCTTCCGGTCCACCCCCTCGAGGCGGAGGACGAGGAACACTGGATCCGCATCCTGGATGGCCTGGCGGGCATCGGAGGGTGA
- a CDS encoding right-handed parallel beta-helix repeat-containing protein encodes MRESIGKFQIRELIGKGAMGEVYLCTDPILGREVAVKTILPGTAFGDEAQARFEREARATGSLNHPNIVTVYEFGEDQGLHYLAMEYVRGEDLESLIRSGRLTRAQLLELVAQVCEGLGFAHARGIVHRDIKPANVLVAEGPRPLAKLMDFGVALISQSDLTQKGVWMGTVNYMAPEYLDTGKATPGSDLFAIGVVLYEIVTGGRKPFTGETVTTVLNAILRAEPAPIAAEEVQDLPPGTLDVVKKALARDPGDRYGSAEELAEAIRRALKPEEPSPAPLPLVGAVAGAGRRIPTDRLIIVGRGGKAHCLSLRVAIRQAEPGTRIILLPGTYRESVVVDREVEILGEGEASEIILESPKGPCLTFTGGRIVVRGVTLCKPWEEGRDPDPAPAVLQLSGQAELTDCRIHSDCEPGLSCQGSGTSLVLRNIRFEGESALGLVLRGGASAQLEGCHFRGQRLAGLQELEGSSATLKGCRFHAAPGVGLQLQGLSQATLEDCELDGREGGSLEVAGDSRVVLRRCRLQGSRFAGVLVMEKSQVFMEDSESSGHAGAGIHASGGASLHLRQCRLHGNAGFGVSLLEQSIGTLDECEIAANGHAGLLVSHGATVQLKQCRIHSGQSWGVVSSGRGRGVLEGCEVYGNQRGGGKVEPGGSLLLVRCTIRDSQDTGLVLFEDGEVTLEECVVHRNARGGILLARDASDPVLRGGNRIEDELLRVGPEGDLVKLTQLR; translated from the coding sequence ATGCGAGAGAGCATCGGCAAGTTCCAGATCCGGGAGCTGATCGGCAAAGGGGCCATGGGCGAGGTCTATCTCTGCACGGATCCCATCCTGGGGCGCGAGGTGGCGGTCAAGACCATTCTCCCTGGGACAGCCTTCGGTGACGAAGCCCAGGCCCGCTTCGAGCGGGAGGCCAGGGCCACCGGCTCCCTGAACCACCCCAACATCGTGACGGTCTACGAGTTCGGCGAAGACCAGGGGCTCCACTACCTGGCCATGGAATACGTCCGGGGCGAGGACCTGGAGAGCCTGATCCGATCTGGGCGGCTGACCCGTGCCCAGTTGCTGGAGCTGGTGGCCCAGGTCTGCGAGGGGCTCGGTTTCGCCCATGCCCGGGGGATCGTCCACCGGGACATCAAGCCCGCCAATGTCCTGGTGGCCGAGGGGCCCCGACCCCTGGCCAAGCTCATGGATTTCGGCGTCGCCCTCATCAGCCAATCCGACCTGACCCAGAAGGGGGTCTGGATGGGGACCGTGAACTACATGGCCCCCGAGTACCTGGATACGGGAAAGGCTACCCCCGGCTCGGATCTCTTCGCCATCGGGGTGGTCCTCTACGAGATCGTGACCGGAGGGCGCAAGCCCTTCACGGGGGAGACGGTGACCACCGTGCTCAATGCCATACTGAGGGCTGAGCCTGCCCCCATCGCGGCTGAGGAGGTCCAGGACCTGCCTCCGGGCACTCTGGATGTCGTGAAGAAGGCGCTCGCCCGTGACCCCGGGGACCGCTACGGTTCGGCAGAGGAGCTGGCCGAGGCCATCCGCCGGGCCCTGAAGCCAGAGGAGCCGTCTCCGGCTCCGCTTCCCCTGGTTGGGGCGGTCGCCGGGGCTGGGCGCCGCATCCCCACGGATCGCCTGATCATCGTGGGCAGGGGGGGCAAGGCCCACTGTCTCAGTCTGCGGGTGGCCATCCGGCAGGCGGAGCCCGGTACCCGGATCATCCTTCTGCCCGGGACCTACCGGGAGTCGGTGGTGGTGGACCGGGAGGTGGAGATCCTGGGCGAAGGCGAGGCCTCGGAGATCATCCTGGAAAGCCCGAAGGGGCCGTGTCTGACCTTCACAGGGGGCCGGATCGTGGTGCGCGGGGTGACCCTCTGCAAGCCCTGGGAGGAGGGCCGGGATCCGGACCCGGCCCCTGCGGTGCTCCAGCTCTCCGGTCAGGCGGAGCTCACAGACTGCCGGATCCACTCGGACTGTGAGCCGGGCTTGAGCTGTCAGGGCTCAGGGACATCCCTGGTCCTTCGCAATATCCGCTTCGAAGGGGAATCCGCCCTTGGGCTGGTGCTGAGGGGGGGGGCTTCAGCCCAGCTGGAGGGCTGCCATTTCCGCGGGCAGCGCTTGGCCGGGCTTCAGGAACTCGAAGGGAGCTCGGCCACCCTGAAGGGCTGCCGCTTCCACGCAGCCCCGGGGGTCGGACTCCAGCTGCAGGGGCTCAGCCAGGCCACCCTGGAGGACTGTGAGCTCGATGGCCGCGAGGGCGGCTCGCTGGAGGTCGCCGGGGACAGTCGGGTGGTCCTGAGGCGCTGTCGGCTCCAGGGCAGCCGCTTCGCCGGAGTCCTGGTCATGGAGAAGAGTCAGGTCTTCATGGAGGACTCGGAGAGCAGTGGCCATGCCGGAGCGGGGATCCATGCCAGCGGCGGAGCTTCCCTCCATCTCCGGCAGTGCCGCCTTCATGGCAACGCCGGCTTCGGGGTCTCCCTTCTGGAACAGAGCATCGGAACACTGGATGAATGCGAGATCGCGGCCAATGGCCATGCTGGGCTGCTGGTCAGCCATGGTGCCACGGTCCAGCTCAAACAGTGCCGGATCCACAGTGGCCAGTCCTGGGGGGTGGTGAGCTCAGGGCGAGGCCGGGGTGTTCTGGAGGGCTGCGAGGTCTACGGCAACCAACGGGGCGGGGGCAAGGTGGAGCCCGGGGGCAGCCTGCTCCTGGTGCGTTGCACCATCCGTGACAGCCAGGATACGGGCCTCGTCCTTTTCGAGGACGGGGAGGTGACCCTGGAGGAGTGTGTGGTCCATCGCAACGCCCGGGGTGGGATCCTGCTGGCCCGGGACGCCTCGGATCCGGTGCTTCGGGGGGGCAACCGGATCGAAGATGAGCTGCTCCGGGTGGGGCCAGAGGGGGACTTGGTGAAGCTCACACAGCTCAGGTAG
- a CDS encoding PP2C family protein-serine/threonine phosphatase, with the protein MSADAGASSPFDRLRELSLKIPEGARELLPLVDFLEAFPLQLTEESLIHLVGMMSMGIARAGQGGLWDGRRWLFLKGNAPAFPLHPGPGWVSLPWTHGDELFGHMVLHSTEAPPALELLLSVSGPLLAWRRLEALRSEQNRALALQFSRLNALFDLTRHLGGVETREGLAELLLGTLVREFQMPRLLLLGPEGEVVASRGLDEVPPRLLGEELSQVIATEGLVHVHELQDQDRSHGFIYGAEPLTGPLNEEDELFLQTLVNLVTGQFTALDLRESRIQSLRMEKDLETARNIQQRLLPRHLPQPPGWECAAVNLPFQAVGGDLYDLWISRESRLHVAVGDISGKGLPAALVMAQLSAFLRAMADQRVRDWGGLARRLNERMNQVRDRNRFATLFAASLNPLNGNLRFVNAGHNPALLIPDQGPIQFLGATGPIIGLLPGAEFREGSTVMGPGDTLLIFTDGVVETENIAGVELGPEALAEVVRSSPGLGAEELLEAILVRTFEHMTGGRFRDDATLVVIRRKAVMPALRIG; encoded by the coding sequence ATGAGTGCGGATGCGGGCGCCTCATCACCCTTTGACCGCCTCAGGGAGCTCTCCCTGAAGATCCCTGAGGGCGCCAGGGAGCTGCTGCCCCTGGTGGACTTTCTGGAGGCCTTCCCGCTCCAACTCACTGAGGAGTCGCTCATTCATCTGGTGGGCATGATGTCCATGGGTATCGCCAGGGCAGGCCAGGGCGGTCTCTGGGACGGCCGGCGCTGGCTCTTCCTGAAGGGCAACGCGCCTGCCTTCCCCCTGCACCCCGGTCCCGGCTGGGTCAGTCTTCCCTGGACGCACGGGGATGAACTCTTCGGACACATGGTCCTCCACTCCACCGAGGCTCCCCCGGCTCTGGAGCTGCTGCTTTCGGTCTCGGGGCCGCTTCTGGCCTGGCGGCGCCTGGAGGCGCTCCGGAGTGAGCAGAATCGGGCCCTGGCCCTGCAGTTCTCGCGCCTCAACGCCCTCTTTGACCTCACCCGCCACTTGGGGGGGGTGGAGACCCGCGAGGGCCTGGCCGAGCTGCTGCTGGGCACCCTGGTGAGGGAATTCCAGATGCCCAGGCTGCTGCTTCTGGGGCCCGAGGGGGAGGTGGTCGCCTCCAGGGGCCTGGATGAGGTGCCCCCGAGGCTTCTGGGCGAGGAACTCTCCCAGGTGATCGCCACAGAAGGCTTGGTCCATGTCCATGAACTCCAGGACCAGGATCGCAGCCATGGCTTCATCTATGGGGCGGAACCCCTGACCGGGCCGCTCAACGAGGAGGACGAGCTCTTCCTGCAGACCCTGGTGAACCTGGTCACAGGGCAGTTCACGGCGCTTGACCTCCGGGAGAGCCGGATCCAGTCCCTCAGGATGGAGAAGGATCTCGAGACCGCACGCAACATTCAGCAGCGGCTCCTGCCCAGGCACCTGCCGCAGCCGCCAGGCTGGGAGTGCGCTGCGGTGAACCTCCCCTTCCAGGCGGTGGGGGGTGATCTGTATGACCTTTGGATCTCCCGGGAGAGCCGACTCCATGTGGCCGTGGGGGACATCTCGGGCAAGGGCCTGCCTGCTGCCCTGGTGATGGCCCAGCTCTCGGCCTTCCTCCGGGCCATGGCGGACCAGCGGGTGCGCGATTGGGGGGGGCTCGCCAGGAGGCTCAACGAGCGGATGAACCAGGTGAGGGACCGGAACCGATTCGCCACCCTCTTCGCTGCCAGCCTGAATCCGCTGAACGGGAACCTGCGCTTCGTCAACGCGGGGCACAATCCGGCACTCCTGATCCCCGACCAGGGGCCCATCCAGTTCCTGGGGGCGACTGGGCCCATCATCGGACTCCTGCCCGGGGCTGAGTTCCGGGAGGGGAGCACGGTCATGGGTCCGGGTGACACGCTGCTGATCTTCACGGACGGGGTGGTGGAGACGGAGAACATAGCTGGCGTGGAGCTGGGACCGGAGGCCCTGGCCGAGGTGGTCCGCTCCAGTCCGGGGCTTGGAGCCGAGGAGCTCCTGGAGGCCATCCTTGTCCGCACCTTCGAGCACATGACCGGCGGGCGTTTCCGGGACGACGCCACGCTGGTGGTCATCCGGAGGAAGGCGGTCATGCCTGCTCTCCGGATAGGATAG
- a CDS encoding ATP-binding protein: MDPVSGGEYFRLTIPSQTRYLNLVTGLAKRAALQAGMDEATAAKVSIAVDESVTNVIQHAYGQDPDRQVDVEFHFLGEALEVRILHDGRGLENGELVIPEPDEYLRHPRRGGLGLLLMSRFMDSLEFGTLEGRRVCRMVKRRVP, from the coding sequence GTGGATCCTGTGTCCGGGGGAGAATACTTCAGGCTCACCATTCCGAGCCAGACCCGCTACCTCAACCTGGTTACCGGTCTGGCCAAGCGCGCCGCCTTGCAGGCTGGCATGGACGAGGCCACGGCGGCCAAGGTCTCCATCGCCGTGGACGAGTCGGTGACCAATGTGATCCAGCACGCCTACGGTCAGGATCCCGATCGGCAGGTGGATGTCGAGTTCCACTTCCTCGGCGAGGCCCTGGAGGTCAGGATCCTCCATGACGGGAGAGGGCTTGAGAACGGGGAGCTGGTCATCCCCGAGCCTGACGAGTACCTGCGGCACCCCCGGAGGGGGGGCCTGGGCCTGCTCCTCATGAGTCGATTCATGGACAGCCTGGAGTTCGGCACCCTCGAGGGACGCCGGGTCTGCCGGATGGTCAAGCGTCGTGTCCCATGA
- a CDS encoding STAS domain-containing protein, which produces MPDLTIQVRDTDGLTVVQPVGFINAHTVGKFEKVLDDLVGSGRFSILIDCSDLSYISSAGLGAIMGIVEQVRAGGGDILLCALQENVHIIFETLGFTALYRIFPDETRVREALAGRS; this is translated from the coding sequence ATGCCCGATCTGACGATCCAGGTCCGCGATACTGATGGCCTCACCGTGGTCCAGCCTGTGGGATTCATCAACGCCCACACGGTGGGGAAATTCGAGAAGGTCCTGGATGACCTGGTGGGGAGCGGGCGCTTTTCCATCCTGATCGACTGCTCGGACTTGAGCTACATCAGTTCGGCTGGCCTGGGGGCCATCATGGGCATCGTGGAGCAGGTCAGGGCCGGTGGAGGGGACATCCTGCTCTGCGCCCTCCAGGAGAATGTCCACATCATCTTCGAGACCCTGGGCTTCACGGCGCTCTACCGGATCTTCCCGGACGAGACCCGGGTCCGGGAGGCTCTGGCCGGGAGGTCCTGA
- a CDS encoding FYDLN acid domain-containing protein has translation MANLGKKWICFSCSAKFYDFGKSEALCPKCGTNQKDAPAKPKAGKKEKVALPIEDDFGSEGDMEGGEDGIVESFGISGARAEGVDPGDLNMDDYDE, from the coding sequence ATGGCGAATCTCGGGAAAAAGTGGATTTGTTTCAGTTGTAGCGCCAAGTTCTACGACTTCGGCAAATCCGAGGCTCTATGCCCCAAGTGCGGGACGAACCAGAAGGATGCACCTGCCAAACCCAAGGCGGGCAAGAAAGAGAAGGTAGCGCTCCCGATTGAGGACGACTTCGGCTCCGAAGGGGATATGGAAGGTGGCGAGGATGGCATTGTCGAGAGCTTCGGCATCTCCGGTGCCCGGGCCGAAGGCGTGGACCCCGGCGATCTGAACATGGACGACTACGACGAGTAG